From Helicobacter ganmani, one genomic window encodes:
- a CDS encoding Do family serine endopeptidase — protein sequence MNAKTLLLSTLLAGNVFAFEVAELPNIHERVTPDISQTKIYSYYDSIKEAKNAVVNISTQKKVKAPNIQGHPLLNDPFFKQFFGDAFGAMIPKDRVERSLGSGVIISNDGYIVTNNHVIDGADKILVSLPESNKEYEAKVIGKDSKSDLAIIKINAKNLPFLKFASSNDLQVGDVVFAIGNPFGVGESITQGIISALNKNGIGINDYENFIQTDASINPGNSGGALVDSRGGLIGINTAILSRTGGNHGIGFAIPSEMVKKISKALIEDGVIERGYLGVSIQDVSGDLQEVYKNQKGAVVIAIEKDSPADKSGLKVWDLITKVNHKEIKGAADLKNIIGTFNPKEKVTLTILRDKKEQTLSLSLAKAPNEAQVSNVKENSGIAGLEISALSTETKSKYGIPNNVQGILITNVQANSRAEELGFSNGDIIIQIESFIIQDIKSFHEAMNRYKGQTKRMLINRGGRIFSIVAK from the coding sequence ATGAATGCTAAAACTTTACTTTTAAGCACATTACTTGCAGGCAATGTTTTTGCCTTTGAAGTTGCAGAATTACCAAATATCCACGAGAGAGTAACTCCGGATATTTCACAAACAAAAATCTATTCTTATTACGATTCCATTAAGGAAGCCAAAAATGCAGTGGTAAATATTTCCACACAAAAGAAAGTCAAAGCACCCAATATTCAAGGACACCCCTTGCTAAATGACCCATTTTTCAAGCAATTTTTCGGAGATGCCTTTGGTGCGATGATTCCAAAAGACCGCGTAGAACGAAGCTTAGGGAGCGGAGTAATCATCTCCAATGATGGCTATATTGTAACAAACAACCATGTGATTGACGGGGCAGATAAAATCCTTGTTTCTTTGCCCGAAAGCAACAAAGAATACGAAGCCAAAGTGATTGGTAAAGATTCCAAAAGTGATTTGGCTATTATCAAAATCAATGCAAAAAATCTACCATTTTTAAAATTTGCTTCTAGCAATGATTTACAAGTAGGCGATGTTGTCTTTGCGATTGGAAATCCTTTTGGTGTGGGCGAAAGTATTACGCAGGGTATTATTTCTGCACTCAACAAAAATGGAATCGGAATCAATGATTATGAAAATTTTATCCAAACAGACGCCTCTATTAATCCGGGTAATAGCGGTGGCGCACTTGTAGATAGTCGCGGGGGCTTGATTGGAATCAATACCGCAATTCTTTCTCGCACAGGTGGAAATCACGGAATCGGATTTGCGATTCCCTCTGAAATGGTAAAAAAAATCTCCAAAGCCTTAATTGAAGATGGAGTGATTGAGCGCGGATATTTGGGTGTGAGCATTCAAGATGTCAGTGGAGACTTACAAGAGGTTTATAAAAATCAAAAGGGTGCAGTTGTCATTGCGATTGAAAAAGATTCACCCGCAGACAAAAGCGGCTTAAAGGTTTGGGATTTGATTACCAAAGTCAATCACAAGGAAATCAAGGGTGCAGCGGATTTAAAAAACATCATTGGAACTTTCAATCCAAAAGAAAAGGTAACACTCACAATCCTTAGAGACAAAAAGGAACAAACTCTTAGTCTCTCACTCGCCAAAGCACCCAACGAAGCACAAGTAAGCAATGTAAAAGAAAATAGTGGGATTGCTGGGCTTGAAATCAGTGCCTTAAGCACGGAAACAAAATCCAAATATGGAATCCCAAACAATGTTCAAGGCATATTGATTACAAATGTTCAAGCAAACAGCAGAGCAGAGGAATTAGGATTTAGCAATGGGGATATTATTATACAAATTGAAAGCTTTATCATTCAAGACATCAAAAGCTTCCACGAGGCTATGAATCGTTATAAAGGGCAAACCAAACGAATGTTAATTAATCGTGGTGGCAGAATCTTTAGCATTGTTGCGAAATAA